The Euphorbia lathyris chromosome 2, ddEupLath1.1, whole genome shotgun sequence genome includes a window with the following:
- the LOC136219865 gene encoding uncharacterized protein produces the protein MGTEILRPHNYFVERIRVSPCRRKNYNYNNNYSYYNTNQQQQQQQQPKYYDYSNPRPNRKPAVRSERTDQRKRQAEPPAPASKRSSSSDDLKISRNHNNNHNHGNKGASQNLSMEKVSILRRGESLDSKIKSMETAAPSMKDDQAGYMVVTGTDRLGPDPGMVPKQVRIAEFRSPVAGNCDMYAGSGFAVSPAPSSLPLPSFSKKKHLAVDDSATRDLRRLLRLDF, from the coding sequence ATGGGAACTGAGATTTTGAGGCCTCACAATTATTTTGTTGAACGGATCAGAGTTTCTCCTTGTCGCcggaaaaattataattataataataattattcttATTATAATACTAACcaacaacagcaacaacaacaacagcCCAAGTATTATGACTATTCTAACCCTAGGCCTAACAGAAAGCCGGCCGTCCGGTCTGAAAGGACCGATCAGAGAAAGCGTCAGGCGGAGCCTCCTGCTCCGGCCTCCAAGAGATCGAGTTCATCTGATGATTTGAAGATTTCGAGAAATCATAACAACAATCACAACCATGGCAACAAAGGAGCTAGTCAGAATCTTAGTATGGAGAAGGTGTCCATTTTGCGACGAGGTGAGTCGCTTGATTCTAAGATCAAAAGCATGGAGACGGCGGCACCGTCCATGAAGGATGATCAGGCAGGTTATATGGTCGTAACAGGTACAGATCGGTTAGGTCCTGACCCCGGGATGGTACCAAAGCAGGTCAGAATCGCGGAGTTCAGATCTCCGGTTGCAGGGAATTGTGACATGTATGCCGGATCTGGTTTTGCCGTTTCGCCGGCGCCGAGCTCTCTCCCTTTACCGTCTTTCTCGAAGAAAAAACATCTCGCTGTTGATGACTCAGCTACCAGAGACCTGAGGCGTTTGCTTCGTCTCGACTTTTAA